One stretch of Eretmochelys imbricata isolate rEreImb1 chromosome 1, rEreImb1.hap1, whole genome shotgun sequence DNA includes these proteins:
- the LOC144259226 gene encoding potassium voltage-gated channel subfamily A member 1, producing MTVMAGENMDETSVLPGHPQDSYQPDAHDDHECCERVVINIAGLRFETQLKTLAQFPNTLLGNPKKRMRYFDPLRNEYFFDRNRPSFDAILYYYQSGGRLRRPVNVPLDMFSEEIKFYELGEEAMEKFREDEGYIKEEERPLPEKEYQRQVWLLFEYPESSGPARVIAIISVMVILISIVIFCLETLPDLKEDKDFTGTLHHIDNSTVIHKSNIFTDPFFIVETLCIIWFSFELVVRFFACPSKPEFFKNIMNFIDIVAIIPYFITLGTEMAEQEGTQKGEQATSLAILRVIRLVRVFRIFKLSRHSKGLQILGQTLKASMRELGLLIFFLFIGVILFSSAVYFAEAEEPESHFTSIPDAFWWAVVSMTTVGYGDMYPVTIGGKIVGSLCAIAGVLTIALPVPVIVSNFNYFYHRETEGEEQAQLLHVSSPNLASHSDLSRRSSSTISKSEYMEIEEDMNNSIDNFREANLRTGNCTVANQNCVNKNKLLTDV from the coding sequence aTGACCGTGATGGCTGGAGAGAACATGGATGAGACCTCTGTCCTGCCAGGCCACCCCCAGGATAGCTACCAGCCAGATGCCCATGATGACCACGAGTGCTGCGAGCGGGTGGTGATCAACATCGCCGGGCTGCGCTTTGAGACCCAGCTGAAAACCCTAGCCCAGTTCCCCAACACTCTGCTGGGCAACCCCAAAAAGCGCATGCGGTATTTTGATCCATTGCGCAACGAGTACTTCTTTGACCGGAACCGGCCCAGCTTCGATGCCATCCTCTATTATTACCAGTCTGGAGGCCGGCTCCGCAGGCCAGTCAATGTGCCTCTGGACATGTTCTCTGAGGAGATCAAGTTCTATGAGCTAGGTGAGGAGGCCATGGAGAAATTCCGGGAGGATGAAGGGTACATCAAGGAGGAGGAGAGGCCCTTGCCTGAGAAGGAGTACCAGCGCCAGGTGTGGCTCCTGTTTGAGTACCCAGAGAGCTCCGGGCCAGCCAGGGTCATTGCAATAATCTCAGTCATGGTGATCCTCATCTCCATAGTCATCTTCTGCCTAGAAACTTTGCCGGATCTGAAGGAGGACAAGGACTTTACAGGGACTCTGCACCACATTGACAATTCCACCGTGATCCACAAGTCCAACATTTTCACCGACCCCTTCTTCATCGTGGAGACCCTTTGCATCATCTGGTTCTCCTTTGAGCTGGTGGTGCGCTTCTTTGCCTGTCCCAGCAAGCCCGAGTTCTTCAAGAATATCATGAACTTCATTGACATAGTGGCCATCATCCCCTACTTCATCACCCTAGGAACTGAGATGGCTGAGCAGGAGGGTACCCAAAAGGGGGAGCAGGCCACCTCTCTGGCTATCCTGAGAGTCATCAGACTGGTAAGAGTCTTTAGAATCTTCAAACTCTCCAGACATTCTAAGGGCCTCCAGATTTTGGGACAAACTCTCAAAGCAAGCATGAGAGAGTTAGGTTTACTaatcttcttcctcttcattGGGGTGATCTTGTTCTCCAGCGCGGTGTATTTTGCTGAAGCTGAAGAACCTGAGTCTCATTTCACAAGTATCCCTGATGCTTTCTGGTGGGCTGTGGTAAGCATGACCACTGTGGGATATGGTGACATGTACCCTGTGACAATTGGAGGCAAAATCGTAGGCTCCTTGTGTGCCATCGCTGGTGTGCTGACAATTGCCCTGCCTGTACCTGTCATTGTGTCCAACTTCAACTACTTCTACCACCGAGAAACAGAAGGGGAAGAACAGGCTCAGTTACTCCATGTTAGCTCCCCCAATTTAGCATCTCACAGTGATCTGAGTCGCCGTAGCTCCTCCACAATCAGCAAATCTGAGTACATGGAAATCGAAGAGGATATGAATAATAGCATAGACAATTTTAGAGAGGCTAATCTCAGAACTGGCAACTGCACCGTAGCCAATCAAAACtgtgttaataaaaacaaactgctGACTGatgtgtaa